GGGCGGAACGCCAGGTAGATGGTGGTGACGGCGGTCAGCAGACCGAGGGCGCCGAGCGAGAAGGCCACCGTCCAGGACGTGGAACCGGCGTAGTCGACCGGGCCCTCGAAGCCGAACAGGCCGTAGATGACGTGTTCGAGCCGGTCGGCGAGGCTCGGGTCGCCCACCATGCGCCCGGGGTGGGCGCTGACGACGACCAGACCGAGGACGATCGAACCGGCGCCCATCAGCACGAAGTTGGCGAGCGCCCGCCAGCGGCTGGTGGGGTCGGGCAGGGCGCGGAACTCGTCCCGGTGCCGCAGGAGGGGGACGAGCAGCGCGAGCGAGACGAGCACACCGACGAGCGAGTGCCGGTAGGTGAACTGGGCGATGGCCCCGGCCGGGAGCAGGACCACGGCCGCGCGCCAGGCCCGCCGTTTGCGCCGGCGCAGACCGTGGGCGAGCAGGAGCAGCAGGACGCCCACGCTCAGGGACAGCGCCGCCGCGAACGGGCCGAGCGCGCCGGGGAGCACCTCGGCCAGGGCGTGCATACGGCTGTTGCGGAAGCGGGGGAACACCCCCGCGGCGATGTCCACGAGCCCGACGAGCGTGCAGGCCCTGGCGACCAGGGCGGGCACGGCCTCGGGGCGCGGGCCGCGCAGTACGCCGCGCAGGGCGCCCTGCATCGCGCCCCGGCGCGCGCCCTTCAGCGGCCGGTCGGCGCTCGGCGCGAGTCGGTCCGACCGGACCGGAACCGCACCCGACATTTCCCCATCTGTCCTGACAGACATCGCATCCCGTAGTTCCGCGAGAGAGCTTGGATCCGGTGCCTTTTCCGGCATCCGGCGACATTGCGCCCTCTAGGACGGTGCCTCGGCGGGGGAGGTTCACTCTCCATCGGAAAGCTGAACCAAAGGGCAGGGAAAGACAAGGAAAGAAAGGGCGGCGGGCGACGGTCCGATGGGTCTTACGAGCAACAAGGTGCTGGTGCTGGCGGTGCTCTCCGCCGTGCTGCTGTTCATCGGGACGGTGTGGCTGTGGCCGCGCCTGGCCCGGCGCGGGTGGCGGGCCGTCAGCGGTCGGATCGTCATACTGCTGGCCACGCAGGTCGCCGTCTTCGTGGCGGTCGGCCTCGCCGCCAACCAGGCCTTCGGCTTCTACGCCAGCTGGGCCGACCTCCTCGGCAGGGAGACCGGTCAGGGGGTGGTCGTCGACCATGACGGGGTGGAGACCGGGGGCCCGTTGCGGGTCGTCGACACCCAGCAGGTGAACGTGGCGGGCGGCGGGCGTCCCGAGGTCGGCGGCCAGATCCAGAAGGTCGAGATCGTCGGCCGTACGAGCCGGATCGCGAGCCCGGCGTACGTGTATCTGCCGCCGGAGTACTTCCAGCCCCGGTACCGCACCCGCAGTTTCCCCGCCGCGGTCGTCCTCACCGGCTACCCGGGCACCGCCGAGGCGCTCATCAAGGGGCTCCACTTTCCGCAGACGGCCCACGCGTTGGCCCGGGACGGGAAGGCCCAGCCGATGATCCTGGTCATGCTGCGGCCGACGGTGGCACCACCGCGCGACACCGAGTGCGTGGACGTCCCGGGCGGGCCGCAGACCGAGACGTTCTTCGCCCGGGATCTGCCGGACGCCGTGGGCCACCACTACAGGGTCGGCAAGAGGCCCGGCAGTTGGGGCGTCATCGGCGACTCGACCGGTGGCTACTGCGCGCTGAAACTCGCCATGCACCACCCCGGGGTGTTCGCCGCCGGCGCGGGCCTCTCGCCGTACTACAAGGCGCCGATCGACCCGACGACCGGTGATCTCTTCCAAGGGAACAAGACGCTGCGGAACGAGGCGGACCTGTTCTGGTATCTGAAGCACCGTCCGGCGCCGGACACCTCTCTGCTGGTCACCAGCAGCAAACAGGGGGAGACCAACTACAAGGCCACGCTGAAGTTCATCGAACAGGTGAAGGAGATCCGGCCGACGCGGATCTCCTCGATCATCCTCGACAGCGGCGGGCACAACTTCAACACGTGGCGCCGGGAGATCCCGGCGACGTTGCAGTGGGTCAGCGGGCGGTTGAGCGATCGGTGAAGTCGGCCGGTTGACGGGCGGGGCGGTCACGGTCCGGCGACGGGGCGGCGACGAGTTCGGTAACGGTTCGGGGGTGGCTCCGGGGCGAGTTCGGGGCGCGTTCGGCAATTCGGGGAATTCGGCGGCGGGGAAAGAGACGGATGCGGCCAAGGCGTATCCGGATTCAATGAGGTTGATCCAGTCGAGGAGTCGCCGGTGGGCGCATTGCCGCCCCCGCGGCGGGCACGCTTGTGAAGGCGTGTGAGAGGTGAGAGGGGCGGCTGAGTTTTTGCGGCCCGGGGCACCATCATTCGCCTACGCGCGGTAAGTTTCTGGCCATGCCACGTGGACGTCACCGCCATTCACCGCCTCTGCACAGGCTGCTGCCCCCCACGGCGATCGCAGGCGTCTCGCTCGTCTGCGCCCTTGGGCCATGGATGTTCTCCGAACCGTCGGTGCTGCGGGTCACCGCCGCCGTCGCAGCGGCGACCGCGGCCGTGGGCGCGGCGGTCATGCGCCGCTGGGACGTCGAGGCGGGCAAACGCGTCGCCGACCTCACGCGCGCGCGGGCGAGCGACGAGTGGCGTCACGAGGAGAAGGTCGCCGAACTGGAGACCGACCTCGACGAGTCCCGTGAGCTGCGCACCAAGCTGGAGCACAAGCTTCGCGCCAAGCGCACCGAACTGGCCAACCTCCGCAACGAGCACGCGGCGCTGCTGCGGCGCTATGCCACCGCCGAGACCGAGCGGGCCAGCGCCCTGGAGGGCCGCCGTCTGCTGGAGATCGAGGCGACCGGCCCCGAGGACGCGCGGGCGCTGCCGGCGGCCGACGCGGACGCGGGTGACGGCGACGGCGACAGGGCCACGGCGGCGTCCCGGACCTCTACGGTGCCGCCCCAGGGGGTGCCTGTGCAGGGTGCGCCCTGGGCCTCGTGGGAGACGGCGTCCAAGGCCGCGGCGGCGAAGGCGGCGGCACGGGACGCTACGGGCGGGGCGGGTACGGGGACTTCGGCCGAAAAGGGTGCGGAGGGCGACGCCAAGGCGGAGAAGTCGGTCACCTCGGTGTTCTCGCCGACCGGTTCGTCTCTCTTCCTGCGCGCGAACTCGGCGTTGGACCGGATCATCACGCAGCGGGGCGCGGAGGAGGCCGGGGCGGACGAGGAGGGTGCCGCCGAGTCCGTAGCGACCGGGGCCGAGGAGGAGACCGCGTCCGAGGGCTTCGAACCCGAGGGGTCCGACTCCGGGGACTCCAGCGCTGAGGAGCCCAGCACCGAGCACTCCAGCACGGAGGCCGGGGGCGAGCCCGCCGGTGATCCGGTCGCTGAGCCGAGCGATGAGCCGTCCGAAGAGCTCATCGGCGAATCGGTGGACGAACTGGGGGGCGAGCCGGTCGAGACGTCCACCGAGCCCGCTCCGTCCACCGAGCCCGCCGATGAAACGGCCAAGGGGGAGGGGGCGAAGGGGAGCGGTTCCCCGAAGGGTCCTTCTCCCAAGGGTGATCCGGACGGGCCGACGGACGGGGGCACGCGGCAGGGACGTTCCGCCGAGGCGGAGGAGGAGCCGGTTCCGGTGCTCACCGCCGAGGAGGGCGACGCGGTGGGGAGGTCGGCGGCGCCCCAGGGGCACGAGCGCGCGGCCGGTGGCCCCGTACCCGTGGCGGCCGCGCCGGCCGACTCGACGGGGGTCGGGGAGTTGACCCGCGTGGCGCCCTCGGGCCGTGTGGAGCACGGACAGCAGGCGGGGCCGGTGGTGCAGGCGGCGCTGCCCGCGCTTCCGCCGGCCGGTCACTTCACGGTGCCCACGGCCGTGGCGGTCGTTCCGGCGGCGCCGCAGCGGAAGACGGCCGTCGAGGGAGGGTTCGACTTCTTCGGTACGCAGAAGGAGGCGGACGCCCTGGACGCCGTACAGAACGAGGACCTCGCGGACGTGGTCGGCCAGGAGGCGCTCGCGCTCCACAAGGCCGAGTCGGAGGCCCGGTTCAAGCGCGCCGACGAGGCCGCCCGAGGCATCGGCCAGGTCATCGACCTCACGGCGCACGACGAGACGGAACAGATCGACCTCCAGGGACTGCGCACGGCGGCGTCCTAGCCGACGGAGGTCACCGCGTCCCCCTTGCGGCCGCCCACCCCTTCTGGTGGGCGGCCGTAGGTCTGTCCGGGCGGTTCAGGATCTCCCCGCCCCGGCAGACACCGGCTTCCTGATGCGCGCCCCATCCCCGCCAAGTCCCCCGTCCCCGCCGTGTCCTACGCCATCCACCGGTCCGGCAGCGCCTCCCGGCGGCCCGTTCGGGAGCGTTCCGCCTGGGCCCGCAGCAGGGCCGCCGCCTCGTCCGCGTCGCGCAGTCGCGCCGTCACCGTCTTGTTGGCGCCGGTGTCGACGTGCACGTCGGCGAGCCGCTTGTGCCGCTTCCAGGGCCCCTGGGACAGCCGCACGCTCTGCACCTTCGCATGCGGTACGAGGTCGAGCCGGCGGCGCAGCAGCCCGTGCCGCGCCGCGAACACCTTGTCGTCGACGGCCAGCCCGTACCCCCGCCACCACCACGGCACGCACCATCGCGCGCGCCCCGGCGGCCGTACGAGCGCCGTCGCGCCCGGCACGTCCACCCCCGGCAGCACCCGCGCGATCACCGACTCGGCCACCTCACGCGGCGCGACCGGCAGCAGGACGGAGTTGGTCGAGCCCGCCACGTCCAGCTCGACCCGGACCCACCCGCGGCGCCGCCACAACAGCGGTTCGACGAGGCGCACGGTCTGCACGCGCCCGGGCGGCACCGTCTCGTGGGCCCGGTCGAGGAGCCCGTGGTCGATGCGGAGCCCGTCGGGGGAGTCGCCCACCGTCCAGTCGTACTCCGCGACGAACCGTCCCACGCTGCTCGCCCCGGCGGCGCCGAGGAGCGGCAGCGCGGTCGCGAGGACGGTCCACACGCTCTCCGTGGCGAACCACAGCACGGACGGGACGACGACCGCGGCCACCAAGGTCCCCCACGTGGCGCCGGTCAGGACGAGGGACATCGCCAGCACGCCCGCCGGGACCTTCAGCAACTGCCGTACGGGCGCCTCGCCGACCTCGTGCGCGGTGTCCGGCGCGAAACCGGCCGCGCGGGCCAGGAGTTCGGCCCGCAGCGCGCCGGCGTGCGCCTCGCCGAGATACGCCAGCTCGTCCTTCTTGTCGGTGCCGACGACATCGAGTCTGAGTTTGGCCACGCCCACGATCCGGGCCAGCAGCGGGCGGGTGACGTCGATGGCCTGAATGCGTTCGAGACGGATGTGGGCCGTGCGGCGGAACAACAGGCCCGTACGGATGCGCAGTTCGCTGTCCGTCACCGCGAAGTGGGTGAACCACCAGGTCAGGAAGCCGTAGAGAGCGGCGGCCGGGAGGAACACCGCGAGCCCGATCAGCAGGGTCGTCGTGTCGAGCCGCAGCAGCTGCCGCTGTGCGCCGTCCGGATCGTGCACCCCCCATCCGATCAGTACGGCCACCGGTGCCCAGGCCCGCCGCAACGGCGTCACCGGATGCAGCCGATGCTCGACGACCGGCTTCTCCGCCCCCGCTCCGTCGACCCCCACCGCGTCGTCCCCCAGCGCCCCGCCCGCGTCCTGTGCCGACACCGTCACAGCCCCGCCGATCGGGCCTCGCCCAGCTGGGTCAGGTGGTCGCGCAGGCGTTCCGCCTCGGCCGGGTCGAGGCCCGGGATGCAGGCGTCCGTGGCGGCCGCGGCCGTGTGCAGCTGCACGCTCGCCAGGTTGAAGTGCCGCTCGACGGGACCGGAGGTCACCTCGACCAGCTGCATGCGCCCGTACGGCACCACGGTCTCCTCGCGCCAGAGCACGCCTCGGCTGATCAGCAGGTCGTCGGCCCGTTCGGCGTACCGCCACGACCGCCAGTTGCGGCCCAGCATCGACCACCCCCAGAGCAGCAGCCCCAGGGGCAGAAGCGCGAACGCCGCCCACGGCGGCCCCGCCAGCCAGCCCAGCAGGGCGGCCGTACCGGCGGTGATCGGCACCAGCCACACCACCAGCAGCAGCCGTCTCATCCGCAGCAGGCCGGGCGGCAGGCCCGTCCAGACCGGCTCGTCCTCCGCCGGTCCGGCGCCGTCCTCGAAGGTCCCCAAGCTCCCCGTCTCCATTCCGAAAGCGTACGTACGACAGACTGTGCCCATGACCCCCCCGACGGAGACCCGAGAGACGACGGTCGGTATCGGCGGTGCCGCCGAGAGCACGGACATGGTGCTGAACATCGGCCCGCAACATCCGTCCACGCACGGCGTGCTGCGGCTTCGGCTGGTCCTCGACGGCGAGCGCATCCAGCACGCCGAGCCGGTGATCGGCTATATGCACCGGGGCGCGGAGAAGCTCTTCGAGGCGCGTGACTACCGCCAGATCATCATGCTCGCCAACCGCCACGACTGGCTCTCCGCCTTCTCCAACGAACTCGGCGTCGTCCTCGGCGTCGAACGCATGCTCGGCATGGAGGTCCCGGAGCGCGCGGTCTGGATGCGCACGCTCCTCGCCGAGCTGAACCGGGTCCTGAACCACCTGATGTTCCTCGGCTCGTACCCGCTGGAGCTCGGCGGCATCACCCCGGTCTTCTACGCCTTCCGGGAGCGCGAGGAGCTCCAGAACGTGATGGAGGAGATCTCCGGCGGGCGGATGCACTACATGTTCAACCGGGTGGGCGGTCTGAAGGAGGACCTGCCGGCGGGGTGGACCGCACGCGCGCGTGCGGCCGTCGCCGACGTCCGCTCCCGGATGGACGTCTTCGACGACCTGGTGCTCGGCAACGAGATCTTCCGGGGGCGTACGCGGGACGTGGGCGTCCTCACGCCGGAGACCGTGCACGCGTACGGGGTCAGCGGCCCGATCGCCCGCGCCTCCGGTGTCGACTTCGACCTGCGCCGCGACGAGCCGTACCTGGCGTACGGCGACCTCCAGGACGTCCTGCGGGTCGTCACCCGGGACGAGGGCGACTGCCTCGCCCGCTTCGAGTGCCTGCTGGAGCAGACGCACAACGCCCTCGCCCTCGCCGACGCCTGCCTGGACCGGCTGGCCGACCTCCCGCCCGGCCCCGTCAACCAGCGTCTGCCGAAGGTCCTCAAGGCCCCCGAGGGGCACACCTACGCCTGGACCGAGAACCCCCTCGGCATCAACGGCTACTACCTCGTCAGCAAGGGCGAGAAGACCCCGTACCGCCTCAAGCTCCGCTCCGCCTCGTACAACAACATCCAGGCCCTCACGGAACTGCTGCCGGGCACGCTGGTGGCCGACATGGTGGCGATCCTGGGCTCGCTGTTCTTCGTGGTGGGGGACATCGACAAGTAGGGCGGCCTGCCTTCCTAGTCGCGGGGCAGCGGGTTCGGGATGCCGACCGGTTGCAGCAGCCACCCGAAGTCGCCCAGGCCGCCCGGCGCGGTCAGCTCGGCGGCCTCGCCCGCGCCCGCGAGGGCCCGTACGTACGCCGCCGGGTCGCTGGTCGCCAGGGAGAGCGGTGGACGGCCGCCGGTGACACCCAGGGCGCGCAGGGCCTCCCGCTGGGTGAGCAGCCGGGCCCCCGGCAGAGCGCACGCGTCCAGTGCCACATGCGCGGTGATGTCGCACGACCCGTCCGGGACCGGCGTGGTCTCCCGCCCGTCCCGGAACCCGGTGAGCGTCCCGAAGGGCGGCCGGGAGCCCGCCAGGTGCGCGTAGTCGACGGCGACGGCGAGCCCCCGCTCGACGCCCGCCACGGCGGCGGCCCACGCCCGGTCCCGGGGCAGCCCGACCTCGGCCCGCAGCCCCTCCTCCGGGGCGAGCGGCCACCACCGGCCCAGCCACTCCGCCTCGGCCCCGCCGACGGGCGCCCCGAGCGTCTCGCCGCCGTCCTCCGCCACGAGCACCAGCCGCGCCACGCCCGCCGCGTCCACCTCGACGACGTCCACGGGCACGTTGTCCAGCCACTCGTTGGCGAACAGCAGCCCGCGGATCCCCGTCGGCGGCTCGGCCGTCCACTCGATGCGGTGATCGAGACCGGGGGGCCGGTCGGCCAGTTCGACGGCGTACGCGCGCGTGCGGGACGCGACATCGGCGGGCAGCGCGTCCAGCACCCCGCCCACCAGCTCCCCGTGCCCGGCCGCCATGTCCACGAAGTCCAGCTCCCCGGGCCGCCCCAACACCTCGTCCACCCGGCACAGCAGCCGGGCCACGGCGGCGGCGAAGAGCGCGGAGGCGTGCACGGAGGTGCGAAAGTGCGCGGAGGGCCCGTCCGGCCGCAGATAGAAGCCCCCCGGCCCGTACAGCGCCTCCTCGGCCGCCGCCCGCCACGGCCGCGCCCCCTCAGGGGAGCGGGACCCTGACGTATGCGTCTCCGCCGCGTGGGCGTGACCGGTCCCACATGACCCGCAGCCGCGAACCGACGCACCCTCCCGGACTCCTGGACGATCCCTCATCACGCCAGGCTAAGCGGAACGGCCAAGGCCGCCTCCACCTTGGGGAGTACATGCCCCCGTCATGGATCGGCCCTCCGGTTGACCCGGGCACACCGCGCGCTTCCCTACGCTGGGTTACGTGCAGCGCCTCTATGACTTCCTCCGCCGACACCCGACCTGGGTCGACAGCTTCTGGGCCGTCGTCCTGCTCGCGGTGACCATGGCCGGCGGAGCGATCGACCCCGACTACGCGACCGGCATGAACGAGACCGCCTTCGTGGTGATCTCGCTCGTGCTCTGTCTGTCGATCGCCCTGCGGCGCCGTATGCCCGAGAAGATGCTGATGCTGGCCGCCGCGGCGGGCATCGCGCAGCTCATCCTCGACGTGCCTCGCATCCCGGCCGACTTCGCGATGCTCGTGGTCATCTACACGGTCGCGGCGAACGGCGCCCGCTGGGCCTCCTGGTTCGCCCTGGGCGGCGGCCTCTGCGCGGCGACGCTGGGGCAGCTGCGCTGGACCGAGGACGACACGAGCACGATGGGCAACGCGGTGCTCGCGCTGTTCCTGACCGTGCCCTTCGCCCTCGCCTGGGTCCTCGGCGACTCGCTACGGACCCGCCGCGCGTACTTCGCGCAGCTGGAGGAGCGCGCCGCCCGCCTGGAGAAGGAGCGCGAGGCACAGGCCAAGGTCGCGGTCGCCGCCGAGCGGGCCCGGATCGCCCGTGAGCTGCACGACGTCGTCGCGCACAACGTGTCCGTGATGGTCGTCCAGGCCGACGGCGCCGCGTACGTCCTCGACGCCGCCCCCGACCAGGCGAAGAAGGCCCTGGAGACGATCTCCTCCACCGGCCGCCAGGCCCTCGCCGAGATGCGCCGCCTGCTGGGCGTGCTGCGCACCGGCGAGCACAAGGAGGTCGGCGAGTACGTCCCGCAGCCCGACGTCGAGCAGATCGACGACCTGGTCGAGCAGTGCCGGGTGGCCGGGCTGCCTGTCGACTTCAAGATCGAGGGCACCCCGCGCCCGCTGCCCAGCGGTGTGGAGCTGACGGCGTACCGCATCGTCCAGGAGGCCCTCACCAACACCCGCAAGCACGGCGGCCCGAACGCCGGTGCGAGTGTCCGGCTGGTCTACTTCGACGACGGCCTAGGTCTGCTCGTCGAGGACGACGGCAAGGGCGCGCCCCACGAGCTGTACGAGGAGGGCGGCGCCGACGGTCAGGGGCACGGCCTCATCGGGATGCGGGAGCGCGTCGGTATGGTCGGCGGCACGCTGGACGCGGGCCCCCGCCCCGGCGGCGGCTTCCGGATCAGCGCCCTGCTGCCCCTGAAGCCCGCGCACTGACCAGGCCTGACGGCCGCTGACACCTGTAGACGGAAGAGGAACCGATGGCGATCCGCGTGATGCTCGTCGACGACCAGGTGCTGCTGCGCACCGGGTTCCGGATGGTGCTGGCGGCCCAGCCGGACATGGAGGTCGTGGCGGAGGCGGGCGACGGCGTCGAGGCCCTCCAGGTCGTACGGTCGACCGAGGTGGACGTGGTCCTCATGGACGTCCGGATGCCCAAGCTGGACGGGGTCGAGGCCACGCGTCGCATCTGCGCGGAGCCCGAGCCGCCGAAGGTGCTCATCCTGACCACCTTCGACCTCGACGAGTACGCCTTCTCCGGGCTGAAGGCGGGCGCCTCCGGCTTCATGCTCAAGGACGTGCCGCCCGGCGAACTGCTGGCCGCGATCCGTGCCGTGCACAGCGGGGACGCGGTCGTCGCGCCCTCCACGACCCGGCGGCTGCTCGACCGGTTCGCGCCGATGCTCCCGGGCACCGGCTCGGAGCCCCGGCACAAGGAGCTGGAGCGGCTCACCGAACGTGAGCGCGAGGTCATGATCCTCGTCGCCCAGGGGCTCTCCAACGGCGAGATCGCCGCCCGCCTCGTCCTCTCCGAGGCCACGGTCAAGACCCACGTCGGCCGCATCCTCACCAAGCTGGGCCTGCGCGACCGGGTCCAGGTGGTCGTCCTGGCGTACGAGACCGGGTTGGTACGGGCGGGGGGACACGGCTGAGGCGGTCGGCTCAGGGCTGAGACGGTCGGCTCAGGGCTGAGACGGTCGGCGTACGGGCGAGGTGGCCGGCGCGGGGCCGAGGTAGTCGGCGTACGGCTCCTCGGTACGGCCCGTCATCTGAGCAGGCCCTCCAGGAAGTCGCTCCCCAGCCGGGCCACCACCGCCACGTCCAGCTGGTGGAGCACGTACCGGCCCCGGCGGCGCGTCGTGAGGAGGCCCGCCTTCTTGAGGACGGCCAGGTGCCGGGATATCTCCGGCGGGGTCATGCCGAGCATCTGGGCCAGCTCGCCCGTGGTGTTCGCGCTGCGGGCCAGATTGCGGCACAGACGCATCCGCACGGGGTGGGCCAGCGCGGTCATGCGCAGGGCGAGCTGCTCGACCGGGAGCGGGGCGGCGGGCTCGGCCGCGCTCACGGGGTATTGGATCACCGGCTGCCAGCCGAACCGGTGCAGGACGGTGAGATGGGGCCGGCCCAGGCTGGTCGGCACGAGCAGCAGACCGCCGTCACCGGTGTGCGTACGGCCCTCGACCAGCTTGTCCACCACGATCCGCCCCGCAGCCCCGTCCGCGCCCTCCACGCCGTCCCCGTCCAGGGTGAGTGACGGCGAGACGGCCCCCAACGCCCCGGCGAGCCCCTTGTGCCGCAGCAGCTCGGTCTTGTGGCGGGCGTCCGCCGCGAGCGGGTGGCACAGCCGTGACCAGGTCTCGGCGAAGAAGGCCTCGTCGCAGTCCTCCAGGAACTGCCGCAGCCAGGCCCGCACTCCGGGCGGGTCCGCCAGCAGCCGCCGGGCGAACAGCAGTTGCCGCGGGCCGCGCGCGGCGGCCAGCTCCAGGGCGCGGCGCCGCATCTCCGGATCGGCCAGCGGACCGGGCCGCCGCGAGTCGTAGGCGTACCCGGGGGAGCAGACGAACTCCAGCCCGGCGTCGACGAACTGGTCGTCCGTCAGTTTGTCCAGCAGATCGAGGTCGTCGGCGAGGGTCGCGCCCGGGAGGGTGTCCAGACCGGGGATCCCGGCGAAGGGCATGAACAGGTCCGAGAACGACGTACGCCACAGGAAGTCCGCCTCGGACATCCGGTCGGCGAGATGCGCGTCGAGCCGGGCGGTCACCCCCGTCACCCAGCCCTGCAGCCCCGGGTGGTGCCCGGGCTCGGACAGCACGTGCAGCGCCATGCCGAGCTCGGCCAACGGCGACGGCACGACGGCCACCTTCTCCCGCCGCAGCCCGGTGATGTCGATGCGCACACTCATGCCCCCATGGTGCCCCCGACCACTGACAACGCCCCCACCTCCGAGAGTCCCCGAGTCCGTCCCCCGTCACCGGACCCGCGGCCGCCGCACGGGCCTACTCGCGGGCCACCTTCTCCCCCAGCCCCACGAAGTCCGCCACGGCCGCGTGGACATCGTCGACCGTCCACTCCAGGGCCGCGGCCCGCACCTCGATCTCCGTGACGGCCAGGCCCGGTCCGCCCTGGTCCCACGGGCGGGCGAAGAGCAGCGTGTTCGTCTGCTCGCCCTGCCGGACCGCGGCCTCCGCGGCGACGTCGACCTCGTACGGCAGCCAGACCTGGAACTCGTGGGTGTGGGGCTCCCCGGGGTGCACACGGGCCCACGGCACCCCCGCCGCCGCGAACCCGTCGCGCAGCGCGGCCGCGACCACGCGCGCGTGGCGGACGTACTCCGGCAGCCGGGGCAACTCGCGCTCCAGGCCCACGAGGGCCGACAGGGCGGTGGGGAACTGCTGGAAGAGCTGCCCGCCGTACCGGTGCCGCCACGCCTTCGCCTCGTCGATCAGGGTCCTCGGCCCGGCGATCGCGGCACCGCCGTAGGCGCCCAGCGACTTGTAGTACGACACGTAGACGCTGTCGGCGAGGGCCGCGATCTCGTCCACGGGACGGCCGAAGTGCTCGGTGGACTCCCACAGCCGGGCCCCGTCGAAGTGGACGACCGCCTCGCGCGCGCGTGCCGCCTCGGTGACCTCCTCCAGCTCCTCCCAGGAGGGGAGCAGGAAACCGGCCTCCCTGAGGGGCAGTTCGAGCATCAGCGCGCCGAAGGGCTCGTCGAGACCGCGTACCTCCTCGGCGGTCGGCTGCCTCGGCTCGCTCGTCAGCCGCACCGGCCGCAGGCCGCTGACCTGGCTGAACGCATGACGCTCGTACATCTCGGGGTGGGACAGGGCGTGCAGGGCGACGGCCGGGTTCCCGGTGCGGGCCGCCCAGCAGCGCAGCGCCACCTGCTGGGCCATCGTGCCGGTCGGGAAGAACGCGGCCGCCTCCATGCCGAGCAGCGCTGCCGTCCGCTCCTCCAGGGTCTCGACGACTCCGTTGCCGTAGATGTCGGCGGTCTCGTCCAGGTCGTACACGTCCCCGGCGGCGTCCAGGAGCGCCAGGCGCTCCCGGACCGTGGCCAGCGCGCTCGTCCGCGCCAGCACCCGCTCGGCCGCCCGCTGGGCGACCTGGCGCCGCCGGTACCGCAGAGCCGCCGAGGACCCCTCGGTCGCCTCCCCCCGCGAGACCGTCCCCGTCGTGTCCGCCGCCCGCGCCGTGTCCGCCGTTTCACTCATCCCGGGATCATCCCCCGGCCCGTCCGGCCAGGCACCCCGATTTCGCGACGGACGGCCCCCACACCCGGCCCACGCGCGCGCACGCTCAGACCGCGACCTGCGGAAACGCGCCGCGGCCGCCCACAGCCTGTGGACAACCGAACGTCCCTCGAACCAATCGCGTTAACATGACGAGAAATCGTCCGGTACCCAGAGCGGACTGGAACGGGAAGGCCGCCACCGAGTGAGTACATTCCAGCAACCAGACCCGAAGGACCGCCCCGCCCGGCTCACCGTCGGTGTCGTCGGCGCCGGCCGGGTCGGCCCCGCGCTGGCAGCGTCGCTGCGACTGGCCGGGCACCGCCCGGTGGCCGTCTCCGGGGTCTCCGACGCGTCCAGGCGCCGCGCCGCCGAGCTGCTGCCCGACGTCCCGCTGATGCCGCCCGCCGATGTGCTGCGCCACGCCGACCTGGTCCTGCTGACCGTCCCCGACGACGCCCTGCCGGGGCTGGTCGAGGGGCTCGCGGAGACCGGCTCCGTACGGCCGGGGCAGCTCCTCGTGCACACCTCCGGGCGGTACGGCGCGAAGGTGCTGGACCCGGCACTCAGGGCCGGGGCACTGCCGCTGGCGCTGCACCCCGCGATGACGTTCACGGGGACCCAGGTCGACGTGCAGCGGCTCGCCGGATGCTCCTTCGGGGTCACGGCCCCGGACGAACTGCGGCTGGCCGCCGAGGCGCTGGTGATCGAGATGGGCGGCGAGCCCGAGTGGATCGCCGAGGAGAACCGCCCGCTGTACCACGCGGCCCTCGCCCTGGGCGCCAACCACCTGGTCACCCTGGTCGCCCAGTCCATGG
This genomic stretch from Streptomyces deccanensis harbors:
- a CDS encoding sensor histidine kinase, producing the protein MQRLYDFLRRHPTWVDSFWAVVLLAVTMAGGAIDPDYATGMNETAFVVISLVLCLSIALRRRMPEKMLMLAAAAGIAQLILDVPRIPADFAMLVVIYTVAANGARWASWFALGGGLCAATLGQLRWTEDDTSTMGNAVLALFLTVPFALAWVLGDSLRTRRAYFAQLEERAARLEKEREAQAKVAVAAERARIARELHDVVAHNVSVMVVQADGAAYVLDAAPDQAKKALETISSTGRQALAEMRRLLGVLRTGEHKEVGEYVPQPDVEQIDDLVEQCRVAGLPVDFKIEGTPRPLPSGVELTAYRIVQEALTNTRKHGGPNAGASVRLVYFDDGLGLLVEDDGKGAPHELYEEGGADGQGHGLIGMRERVGMVGGTLDAGPRPGGGFRISALLPLKPAH
- a CDS encoding response regulator, with the translated sequence MAIRVMLVDDQVLLRTGFRMVLAAQPDMEVVAEAGDGVEALQVVRSTEVDVVLMDVRMPKLDGVEATRRICAEPEPPKVLILTTFDLDEYAFSGLKAGASGFMLKDVPPGELLAAIRAVHSGDAVVAPSTTRRLLDRFAPMLPGTGSEPRHKELERLTEREREVMILVAQGLSNGEIAARLVLSEATVKTHVGRILTKLGLRDRVQVVVLAYETGLVRAGGHG
- a CDS encoding DUF5937 family protein encodes the protein MSVRIDITGLRREKVAVVPSPLAELGMALHVLSEPGHHPGLQGWVTGVTARLDAHLADRMSEADFLWRTSFSDLFMPFAGIPGLDTLPGATLADDLDLLDKLTDDQFVDAGLEFVCSPGYAYDSRRPGPLADPEMRRRALELAAARGPRQLLFARRLLADPPGVRAWLRQFLEDCDEAFFAETWSRLCHPLAADARHKTELLRHKGLAGALGAVSPSLTLDGDGVEGADGAAGRIVVDKLVEGRTHTGDGGLLLVPTSLGRPHLTVLHRFGWQPVIQYPVSAAEPAAPLPVEQLALRMTALAHPVRMRLCRNLARSANTTGELAQMLGMTPPEISRHLAVLKKAGLLTTRRRGRYVLHQLDVAVVARLGSDFLEGLLR
- a CDS encoding threonine aldolase family protein, with the translated sequence MSETADTARAADTTGTVSRGEATEGSSAALRYRRRQVAQRAAERVLARTSALATVRERLALLDAAGDVYDLDETADIYGNGVVETLEERTAALLGMEAAAFFPTGTMAQQVALRCWAARTGNPAVALHALSHPEMYERHAFSQVSGLRPVRLTSEPRQPTAEEVRGLDEPFGALMLELPLREAGFLLPSWEELEEVTEAARAREAVVHFDGARLWESTEHFGRPVDEIAALADSVYVSYYKSLGAYGGAAIAGPRTLIDEAKAWRHRYGGQLFQQFPTALSALVGLERELPRLPEYVRHARVVAAALRDGFAAAGVPWARVHPGEPHTHEFQVWLPYEVDVAAEAAVRQGEQTNTLLFARPWDQGGPGLAVTEIEVRAAALEWTVDDVHAAVADFVGLGEKVARE
- a CDS encoding Rossmann-like and DUF2520 domain-containing protein translates to MSTFQQPDPKDRPARLTVGVVGAGRVGPALAASLRLAGHRPVAVSGVSDASRRRAAELLPDVPLMPPADVLRHADLVLLTVPDDALPGLVEGLAETGSVRPGQLLVHTSGRYGAKVLDPALRAGALPLALHPAMTFTGTQVDVQRLAGCSFGVTAPDELRLAAEALVIEMGGEPEWIAEENRPLYHAALALGANHLVTLVAQSMELLRTAGVTAPDRMLGPLLGAALDNALRSGDAALTGPVARGDAGTVAAHVAELRAHAPATVAGYLAMARATADRALAHGLLKPELAEDLLGVLAGGTDRATGAGGTDGTEGNAR